The genomic region GTCCGCCCTGGCCGTCGTCGTCGACCCCGGCCCGCTGGACGAGGCGCACCTGCGCGCGGTCGTCGACACCGCCGAGCGGGCCGGCAAGCGGATCGCCCTGACCCTGCTCACCCACGGCCACCCCGACCACGCCGAGGGGGCCGGCCGGTTCGCCGAGCTCACCGGCACCAAGGTCCGCGCCCTGGACCCGGCCCTGCGCCTGGGCGACGAGGGCCTGGCCGCCGGGGACGTGATCCGCACCGGAGGTCTGGAGCTGCGCGTGGTCCCGACCCCGGGCCACACCAGCGATTCGCTCTGCTTCCACCTGCCCGCCGACCAGGCCGTCCTGACGGGCGACACGATCCTCGGCCGCGGCACCACCGTCGTCGCGCACCCCGACGGCCGCCTGGGCGACTACCTGGACTCGCTGCGCCGCCTGCGCTCGCTCACGGTCGACGACGGCGTGCACACCGTCCTGCCGGGCCACGGGCCGGTCCTGGAGGACGCCCAGGGCGTCGTCGAGTACTACCTGGCCCACCGCGCGCACCGCCTCGCCCAGGTCGAGACCGCCGTCGAGGACGGCTTCGTCACCCCGGAGCAGGTCGTCGCCCACGTCTACGCGGATGTGGACCGCTCGCTGTGGCCGGCCGCGGAGTGGTCCGTCCGGGCGCAGCTGGAGTACCTTCAAGATCACGGACTGATCCCTGGAGGGCCCGAATGAACACCGTGTTCTTGCTGGTCATGCTGATTGCCACGGCCGGTTGGATCACCTCGACTGTGACCCTCCGCGTGCAGAGCCTGCAGCTCAAGGTGGACCGCACGGAGCGTCGCCTGGCCTTGGTGCTGGACCACTTCGGCATCGAGGAGCCGGAGCCGGCCGGGATGGACGAGGTGCGGGCCCATCTGATGGCCGACCGCAAGATTTCGGCCATCAAGACCTACCGCCGGATCACCGGCGCGGGCCTGGCGGAGGCCAAGACGGCCGTCGAAGCCCTCGTGGTCGACGAGAAGCCCTGAGGCTGCCCCACGGGAGAGCCCTCAGCTCCCGTCGCGAGGCGTCTTCGTACCGTGCCGGGACGTGTACTCGTCCGCGAGCCACGGCCCGAGGTCCTCGATGAAGCCGCGCAGCACGGCCGGGTCCGCGACCGGGTCGAGCGCCACGGCGGCCGCGGCCCGCATCTGGGCGGCGCGCTGCGGGTAGTACGCGCCGAAGACTTCCGCGGACTCGGTGAGATCGCTGGTCCAGCCGCCCCACCGCGGCATGACCAGGGTGAATCCGGTGCGCACCAGACGTCGTGCGAAGACCCGGGCGAGGGCCCGGTACTCGTCCGGGCCGGATGCCGCCTGCGCCTTCGCCCGCCAGGCGGGCAGTAGCTCGGCCAGGTCGCCGTTGGTCTCCCGGGCGAGCAGGCTGTCCGGGCGGTAGCGGGGCAGGTGCTCGGCCAGGTCGGCGCCGAGCAGCGGGGTGCACAGGCAGGCGAGGAACCAGCCCAGGTCGAATCGTTCCTGCTCGCTCAGCAGGGTGTTCTTCCCGTACAGCAGGACGGCGGCGCCGTCGATCTCGGGGAAGTCCTCGTCGAGCCCCCGCGCCAGCACCTCGGCGGCGTCCCGGTCCTCGTCGGCGGGCTCGTGGTGCAGGGCGAGCAGCAGGTCGAGGTCGGACCGCCCGGGCCGCGCCGTCCCGCGCGGCACGGACCCGTACAGGTACGCGCTGTGCAGCCGCCGCCCGTACGCCTCGGAGATCCGCTCGCGCGCGGCGGCGACGACCCCCTTGAACTCGGCCCGCACCTGCCCGAGCGATCCCTCCCGCTCGAAGTACCCGTACGCGTCGAGACCTCTGTGCTCCATACCTCCACTGTGCACGGTCCCCGGGCGAATCCGGCCCCGTCCGGGCACGGCGGCGCACCCGGGAAACGCGAAGGGCCCCGCCCGAGGTACAGGCGAGGCCCTTCACGAAGCCGGGGCGTCAGCGCGAACGCTTCGCGAGGCGCTCCACGTCCAGCAGGATCACCGCACGCGCCTCCAGGCGGAGCCACCCACGGCCCGCGAAGTCGGCCAGAGCCTTGTTCACGGTCTCGCGAGAGGCGCCGACGAGCTGCGCGAGCTCCTCCTGCGTGAGGTCGTGCACCACGTGGATGCCCTCCTCCGACTGCACGCCGAAGCGGCGCGACAGGTCGAGGAGGGCCCGCGCCACACGGCCGGGAACGTCGGAGAAGACCAGGTCGGACATCTGGTCGTTGGTCTTGCGCAGGCGCCGCGCGACGGCGCGCAGCAGCGCGGTCGCGACCTCGGGCCGGGCGTTCAGCCAGGGCTGCAGGTCGCCGTGGCCCAGGCCGAGGAGCTTGACCTCGGTCAGCGCGGTCGCGGTGGCGGTGCGCGGGCCCGGGTCGAACAGCGACAGCTCGCCGATCAGCTCGCCGGGACCGAGGACGGCCAGCATGTTCTCGCGGCCGTCGGGGGAGGTGCGGTGGAGCTTCACCTTGCCCTCGGTCACGACATACAGCCGGTCGCCGGGATCGCCCTCGTGGAACAGGGCGTCACCGCGTGCGAGGGTCACCTCGCCCATGGAGGCGCGGAGCTCCGCGGCCTGCTCGTCATCGAGCGCCGCGAAGAGCGGGGCGCGCCGCAGAACGTCGTCCACGAGTCTCTCTCCTATGTCGACCAGCTCAGGGGACCGGTCTCCCATTTTGCCGGACGGCTCAAACAGTGCGATCAATCACTACCTAGGATGCCGGACATACGGGCGTGCTGTGCGGTGGGAGACCAATCGGGGTGGTGTTACCTGAGGTCCGGGCGGGTGTCAGCGGCCGGCCTTAGGCTGGCCGGGTGTCCAACAAGCCGGTGAGAGCACAGGCCAAGGGGTCTGCGGGAGTGACCGCCACCCAAAATTCAGCCGTGGGCGAACAAGCCCCCTCGAAGGTGTCCGCGAAGGCCCAGTCCGCCCCTCAGGGCAAAGGTTCGGCCAAGAAACCGTCCGTGGCCAAGCCCGAATCCCGTCTGGCCATGGTCCGCCGGGCCCGCCGCATCAACCGTGAGCTGGCCGAGATCTATCCGTACGCCCATCCGGAGCTCGACTTCCGCAATCCCTTCGAGCTGCTCGTCGCGACGGTGCTGTCCGCGCAGACCACCGATCTGCGGGTGAACCAGACGACCCCGGCCCTCTTCGCCGCCTACCCCACCCCCGAGGACATGGCGGCGGCGGCTCCCGAGCACCTGGAGGAGCTGATCAAGCCGACCGGGTTCTTCCGCGCGAAGTCCCGGTCCCTGCTCGGCCTCTCGCAGGCCCTGCGGGACAACTTCGGCGGGGAGGTGCCGGGCCGGATCGAGGACCTGGTGACCCTGCCCGGCGTCGGCCGCAAGACCGCGAACGTGGTCCTCGGCAACGCGTTCGGTGTTCCGGGGATCACCGTCGACACCCACTTCGGCCGGCTGGTGCGCCGCTGGAAGTGGACCGAGCAGGAGGATCCGGAGAAGGTCGAGGCGGAGATCTGCGCGATCTTCCCGAAGAGCGAGTGGACGATGCTCTCGCACCGCGTCGTCTTCCACGGCCGCCGGATCTGCCACGCCCGCAAGCCCGCCTGCGGGGCCTGCCCGATCGCCCCGCTCTGCCCGGCGTACGGGGAGGGCGAGACCGACCCGGAGAAGGCGCGCAAGCTGCTCAAGTACGAGAAGGGCGGCCAGCCGGGGCAGCGCCTGAGCCCGCCCCCGGACTACCCGGGCCTCCCGGCCCCGCCGCTGGGCACTCCGGCGCCCTGACGGGCGGCGACAGGAACGAATCGGTACCCGGACCGCGTTTGGCGGTGTGGGACACGGTGTTGACGGCAAGGACGCGGACAGGGGTGCCTATGACGCGCGGTACACGGGACGAGACGACGGCGGGAGCCCGTGATGTGGGCGGGGCCCGCGACGCCGGCGAGGCAGGGGAGGGCCGCGACGCGATCGAGGTCACCACGGACGGCCTGCCGGGCTGGCTCGACCCCGTCGTCGAGGCCGTGCGCACGGTGCGCCCGACCCAGCTGAGCCGGTTCCTGCCGCCCGAGGACGGCCGGGGCCGGCAGTCCGCCGTGCTCGTCCTGTTCGGCGAAGGCCCCCGCGGGCCCGAGCTGCTCCTCATGGAGCGGGCAGGCACCCTGCGCTCGCACGCGGGCCAGCCGTCCTTCCCAGGGGGCGCCCTGGACCCGGAGGACGGCGATCCGCACACCACCGGCCCGCTGCGCGCCGCGCTGCGCGAGGCCGAGGAGGAGACAGGGCTCGACCCCTCCGGTGTCCAGCTCTTCGGGGTGCTGCCCCGCCTGTACATCCCGGTCAGCGAGTTCGTCGTGACCCCGGTCCTCGGCTGGTGGCGCGCCCCGAGCCCGGTCGGCGCCGTGGACCCGGCCGAGACGGCCCGCGTCTTCACGGTCCCGGTGGCCGATCTCACGGATCCCGGGCACCGGGTCATGACCGCCCATCCCAGCGGCCACCTGGGCCCGGGATTCACCGTCGAATCGGCTCTGGTCTGGGGTTTCACCGCCGGGGTGATCGACCGGATCCTGCACTTCGCGGGCTGGGAGCGACCGTGGGACCGCTCACGTCACGTCCCGCTCGACTGGCGCGCATGAGACGGTGGCCCACGTGAACGTGCTGGACATCCTGTTGCTGCTCGCCGCCGTATGGTTCGCGATCATCGGCTACCGCCAAGGCTTCGTCGTCGGCATCCTGTCGGTGATCGGCTTCCTCGGCGGTGGTCTCGTCGCGATGTCCTTGATCCCGCTGATCTGGGACCGGGTGACGGACAACGGCACCCAGGTGTCCACCACGGTCGTCGTCATCGTCGTCGTCGTGATCATCGTCTGTGCCTCGATCGGCCAGGCCCTGACCACCCACCTGGGGAGCCGGCTCCGCCGCCACATCACCTGGTCACCGGCGCGGGTGCTGGACGCGACCGGCGGCGCCCTGGTCAACGTCGTCGCGATGCTGCTGGTGGCCTGGCTGATCGGATCAGCGCTCGCCGGTACGTCACTTCCCACGCTGGGCAAGGAAGTCCGCAACTCCAAGGTGCTCCTGGGCGTGTCGCGGGTGCTGCCCGCCCAGGCGAACACCTGGTTCTCGGACTTCAGTTCGACCCTGGCGCAGAACGGCTTCCCGCAGGTCTTCAGCCCGTTCTCCAACGAGCCCATCGCCGAGGTGAAGGCGCCCGATCCGGCGCTCGCGCACAGTCCCGTCACCGAGCAGGCCAAGCGCTCGATCGTGAAGGTCGTCGGCACCGCACCCAGCTGCAGCAAGGTGCTGGAGGGTACGGGCTTCGTCTTCGCGCCCGGCAAGGTGATGACCAACGCGCACGTCGTCGGCGGAGTCGGCGAGCCGACCGTGCAGATCGGCGGCGAGGGCAAGCTGTATGACGGCAAGGTCGTGCTCTACGACTGGGAGCGCGACATCGCCGTCCTGGACGTGCCCAAGCTGAAGGCCCCGGCGCTGGAGTTCACCGACAGGGACGCGTCGAGCAGCAGCGACGCGATCGTCGCCGGCTTCCCGGAGAACGGCGCGTACGACGTCCGCTCCGCCCGCGTCCGCGGCCGGATCAACGCCAACGGCCCGGATATCTACCACCGGGGCACCGTCCGGCGCGACGTCTACTCGCTGTACGCGACGGTCCGCCAGGGCAACTCCGGCGGCCCGCTGCTGACGCCCGACGGCAAGGTGTACGGGGTCGTCTTCGCGAAGTCCCTCGACGACCCGAACACCGGCTACGCGCTGACGGCAGACGAGATCCGCGACGACATCCGCATCGGCCGGATCGCCGAGCAGCGGGTCGACAGCCAGGGCTGCGCCCTCTGACGCGCTGAGGCCGAGGTGCGGGGCCCCGGCGCCGAGGCGCGGGCCCCGCAGGTGTCTCTACGTCCGCGGATGACGCAGCCGCGCCGAGACCCACAGGGCCCGGCGGCGCAGGATGCGTGGAATCCCGAGTCGGAGGTCGTGGCCGTGGCGGCCGGCCCTCTCGTAGCTGCCCGGCGTCGCTGCCGAGCGGCGTTCGTGTGCGGTGTCACTGTAGTCGTGCGTCCAGCCCATACTCCGAGCTGTGCCCGTGCCCCAAGGTCGGTAACCCCGTCCGGGGCGGCCAATTGGCCTATGCGCCGGGCAATTGAATGCTTGTCATATCGCTCAGCGGTCCGGCTCGGGGTCCTTGAGCCAGTTCACCAGCTCGGTGGAGAAGGCCACCGGGTCCTCCTCGTGCGGGAAGTGCCCGAGACCGTCGAACAGCCGCCACCGGTACGGGGCTTCGACGTACTGGCCGGAGCCGGCCGCGCTCCGCGTCCGCATCACGGGGTCGAGCGATCCGTGCAGGTGCAGCGTCGGCACCCGTACCGGCCGCTTCATCCGTCGGTTGAACTGGAGCCCGTCGGGCCGGGCCATGGACCGCATCATCCAGCGGTAGGGCTCGATCGAGCAGTGCGCGGTGGACGGGATGCACATCGCCCGCCGGTAGACCGCGATGTCCTCGTCGGTCAGGTCCTC from Streptomyces sp. NBC_00190 harbors:
- a CDS encoding MBL fold metallo-hydrolase, which translates into the protein MTDAAALPGQPRGVVTSGPATARAVNVLAPNASAMTLDGTNTWLLSEPGSALAVVVDPGPLDEAHLRAVVDTAERAGKRIALTLLTHGHPDHAEGAGRFAELTGTKVRALDPALRLGDEGLAAGDVIRTGGLELRVVPTPGHTSDSLCFHLPADQAVLTGDTILGRGTTVVAHPDGRLGDYLDSLRRLRSLTVDDGVHTVLPGHGPVLEDAQGVVEYYLAHRAHRLAQVETAVEDGFVTPEQVVAHVYADVDRSLWPAAEWSVRAQLEYLQDHGLIPGGPE
- a CDS encoding ribosomal protein L7/L12, which encodes MNTVFLLVMLIATAGWITSTVTLRVQSLQLKVDRTERRLALVLDHFGIEEPEPAGMDEVRAHLMADRKISAIKTYRRITGAGLAEAKTAVEALVVDEKP
- a CDS encoding nucleotidyltransferase domain-containing protein, translating into MEHRGLDAYGYFEREGSLGQVRAEFKGVVAAARERISEAYGRRLHSAYLYGSVPRGTARPGRSDLDLLLALHHEPADEDRDAAEVLARGLDEDFPEIDGAAVLLYGKNTLLSEQERFDLGWFLACLCTPLLGADLAEHLPRYRPDSLLARETNGDLAELLPAWRAKAQAASGPDEYRALARVFARRLVRTGFTLVMPRWGGWTSDLTESAEVFGAYYPQRAAQMRAAAAVALDPVADPAVLRGFIEDLGPWLADEYTSRHGTKTPRDGS
- a CDS encoding Crp/Fnr family transcriptional regulator gives rise to the protein MDDVLRRAPLFAALDDEQAAELRASMGEVTLARGDALFHEGDPGDRLYVVTEGKVKLHRTSPDGRENMLAVLGPGELIGELSLFDPGPRTATATALTEVKLLGLGHGDLQPWLNARPEVATALLRAVARRLRKTNDQMSDLVFSDVPGRVARALLDLSRRFGVQSEEGIHVVHDLTQEELAQLVGASRETVNKALADFAGRGWLRLEARAVILLDVERLAKRSR
- the nth gene encoding endonuclease III; its protein translation is MGEQAPSKVSAKAQSAPQGKGSAKKPSVAKPESRLAMVRRARRINRELAEIYPYAHPELDFRNPFELLVATVLSAQTTDLRVNQTTPALFAAYPTPEDMAAAAPEHLEELIKPTGFFRAKSRSLLGLSQALRDNFGGEVPGRIEDLVTLPGVGRKTANVVLGNAFGVPGITVDTHFGRLVRRWKWTEQEDPEKVEAEICAIFPKSEWTMLSHRVVFHGRRICHARKPACGACPIAPLCPAYGEGETDPEKARKLLKYEKGGQPGQRLSPPPDYPGLPAPPLGTPAP
- a CDS encoding NUDIX hydrolase, yielding MTRGTRDETTAGARDVGGARDAGEAGEGRDAIEVTTDGLPGWLDPVVEAVRTVRPTQLSRFLPPEDGRGRQSAVLVLFGEGPRGPELLLMERAGTLRSHAGQPSFPGGALDPEDGDPHTTGPLRAALREAEEETGLDPSGVQLFGVLPRLYIPVSEFVVTPVLGWWRAPSPVGAVDPAETARVFTVPVADLTDPGHRVMTAHPSGHLGPGFTVESALVWGFTAGVIDRILHFAGWERPWDRSRHVPLDWRA
- a CDS encoding MarP family serine protease, producing MNVLDILLLLAAVWFAIIGYRQGFVVGILSVIGFLGGGLVAMSLIPLIWDRVTDNGTQVSTTVVVIVVVVIIVCASIGQALTTHLGSRLRRHITWSPARVLDATGGALVNVVAMLLVAWLIGSALAGTSLPTLGKEVRNSKVLLGVSRVLPAQANTWFSDFSSTLAQNGFPQVFSPFSNEPIAEVKAPDPALAHSPVTEQAKRSIVKVVGTAPSCSKVLEGTGFVFAPGKVMTNAHVVGGVGEPTVQIGGEGKLYDGKVVLYDWERDIAVLDVPKLKAPALEFTDRDASSSSDAIVAGFPENGAYDVRSARVRGRINANGPDIYHRGTVRRDVYSLYATVRQGNSGGPLLTPDGKVYGVVFAKSLDDPNTGYALTADEIRDDIRIGRIAEQRVDSQGCAL